Below is a genomic region from Gillisia sp. Hel_I_86.
TCATTGATTTTCTGAATAATATTAAAGGAGAAGGTTTTGCTCTCCTCTTGGATATACTCAAAAATAGCTACTGCTGAAGCTGCTAAATGAGATTCGTGTTGCTCATCTTCAAAAGGAATGATTTTTAAAAGAAAATCCCCAAATTGCTCCAGATTGGAAAAATCGAAATCCAGCTCTTTTAATTTTACCAGCAATTCTTCAGAAGACCAACTTTCAAGATCTGAAATTTTAAAACCCAAATGCTCAAATAAGAGTCCGTTTGCCTTGGAACGCTGTTCAGTTTCATAAAATTCAGGAACAAATTCCAAGTCGATCAACCTACCCACAAGCTCGTTGATCTTCTGATTTTCTTCGTCTCTTAAACCTTTGCTAAGCATTACGGGTTATTTTGAATATTCTTTAACTGCATCTATAAAAGCACGTGCATTTTCTACGGGAATATCTGGTAGAATTCCGTGACCTAAGTTCACGATATATTTATCTTTTCCGAATTCATCGATCATTTGGTGAACCATTTTTTTGATCTCGGCAGGTGGCGAATACAATCTTGAAGGATCAAAATTTCCTTGTAACGTAATGTTTCCGCCCGTTAAATAACGCGCATTTCGTGGAGAACATGTCCAGTCTATTCCTAAAGCAGAAGCCCCGGATTTTGACATTTCATCCAATGCGAACCAACAACCTTTTCCAAAAGCGATAACCGGAACTTCATCTTTTAGGGCATCTATAATTTGTTGCATATATCGCCATGAAAAGATTTGATAATCTGTTGGGGACAACATTCCTCCCCAAGAATCGAATATTTGTACTGCATCTACGCCCGCAGCAACTTTAGCTTTAAGATATGCGATGGTAGTATCGGTGATTTTTTGAAGCAAAGTATGCGCAGCAGCTGGATTGGTAAAACAGAATTTCTTTGCGATATCAAAATTCTTGGAACCTTGTCCTTGTACCGTGTAGCACAAAATGGTCCATGGAGAACCGGCAAACCCTATCAAAGGGACCTCATCGTTCAAGGCTTGTTTGGTCATTTTAATGGCATCCATCACGTAACCTAACTCTTCATGTACATTAGGAACATAAACTTTCTCCACATCTTTGCTGGTTCTCACGGGATTTGGCAACCAAGGTCCCACACCTGGTCTCATTTCCACCTTGATGTTCATTGCCTGAGGGATCACCAAAATATCGCTAAATAATATGGCTGCATCTGGTCCAACTTGATTTATAGGCATTATGGTGATTTCTGTAGCCAGTTCTGGGGTTCTGCAACGTGTGAAGAAATCGTGTTTTTCCTTCAATTTCATGAAATCCGGTAAATACCTTCCTGCCTGGCGCATCATCCACACTGGTGGCCTGTCTACGGTTTCACCCTTTAATGCTCTTAAAAATAAGTCGTTCTTGATCATTTCTTATATTTTTTAACTGCCTGTACGATCACATTTTCAATACTAGGCTTATTTGCTATAACTATATGTTGTGTATGTTTTTTAGCTTCAGCTGCGGTGGTTTCCCCAATGCAAAATGCGGTGCTCGAATTTAAACTATTTTTCTGGCAAAAGCTTTGCACTCCACTGGGACTAAAAAATAAAACCCCTTCAAAAGTACGGTTGAATTTTTTGGGATTTAAGGTTGTTTTATATACCACCAATTCTTTAATAGAAAAATTTTCTGCTTTCAAAATCTTGGATAGTTCCTCCCTGCGCATGGAACCGCAAATATGAAGGAATTCTTTTTCTTTAAAATCCTTTACGATCAAGTTTGCCAACTCTTCGCCATAATCTGCTGAAGCAATTACACTATAGCCTTCTTTTTCAATTTGAGCCTTGGTCTTTTCACCAACACAAAAAATGTTGAGATCGCGGGTTTGGAATTCCGGATATTGCGTAAAAAAACCTTTTACTCCGTTCTGGCTGGTAAAGATGAGGTTTCTGGGTATAGGTGCATCCAATGAAGAATTATCGAATTCAATAGTAATCGCATTGTATTCCACAAGTCCAATTCCTGAATTAAGAAGTAATTGTTTCTGGGGTGTTGTTAGAATTTTGGTGGAAAGTAAGGTAGCCATGTTATTTAATTCAGGACTTTTTTAATTTCTTCCATTAAAACACTTCCTCCATTATTAAGTACTTTTAACGCACATTCTTTCCCAAAGTTAGGGGCGTCTTTTATGGCGATCTTTCTTTCCACGGAAATTTTTTTCTTTCCATCCAAACTGAATAAAGCTCCCTTAAAAGTGATTTCGTTCCCTTCAATAGTAGCTAAAGCGCCAATGGGAGCAGTACATCCACCTTCCAGAACCTGTAGGAAATCACGTTCTATATGTACACAAATTTCAGATTCTCTATGATTCAATGCTTTTAAAACCTCTCTCGTCCCGCTGTCTTTTTCCATAGCAACCACTAACATGGCGCCTTGAGCAGGAGCAGGAAGCATCCAGTCCAGATCTAAGGAATTCTCCGGTGTCAAATTGATGCGCTCTAGTCCGGCAGCGGCAAATATCGCTCCGTTCCAATCGCTATCCTTTAGCTTTTGCATTCTGGTATTTACATTTCCACGAAGATCTACGCAGGTATGGGAGGGATATTTATTTAGCCATTGGGCTTTCCTTCTTAAACTTCCGGTGGCAATAACCCCTCCTGCATCTAAAAAATCCAATCCTTTATGAATGAGTACGTCTATTGAATTTGCCCTTTTTAATACCGCAGCCTCAACAATTCCCTTTGGAAGCGCTGTTGGCACGTCTTTCATGGAGTGCACGGCAACATCTATTTTCCCTGTTAACATGGCAATGTCCAAGGTCTTGGTAAAAATACCTGTAATGCCCATTTCATATAAAGGTTGGTCCAGGTTTAAATCTCCAGTGGATTTTACGGGAAGTAATTCGGTTTTATGGCCTAGATTTTCCAATGCAGCTTGTACGGTCTTCGCCTGCCAAAGTGCAAGTTCACTATCGCGGGTGCCAATTCTAATAACTTTGTTCATTACATGGAATCTTCCAGTTGAAATACCTTTTGGATAAGTTCCAAACTTTCATCTGAGGTGTTAGAATCATCTTTAAGGTGATTGGCAAAATGATTCATTATTTTTTGAATAATCCTATTGCTTACAATCTCTGCTTGCTCGCTATTGAAATCGGTGATTTTCTTGCTTTGGAAATCCAATTCGGCATCTTTCATCGTTTTCAGCTTTTTCTTTAACGCTTTAATGGTAGGTGCAAATTTTCGCATTTCCAGCCATTTTATGAAATCTCCTTCAACCTCCTTGATGATCTCTTGTGCCTGCGGAATAAATTCCTTCCTTTTTTCCAAGGTAGCATCGGTCATTTGGGAAAGTTGGTCTAAATGAATTAAAGTTACATTTTCCATTCCCACAACATCATCGGCAACATTTTTGGGAATAGAAAGATCGAGGATCAACAACTGCTTTTTCGCATAGATCAATTCCTTGGAAATGGTTGGGTTTTGGGCGCCAGTCGCAACCACTAAAATATCGGCCTGACGAATTTCCGATTGTAGATCGGCGTAATCTTTTACCCTTAAATTGAATTTTCCTGCGATTTTTTCAGCCTTGTCCTTGGTTCTATTAATAAGGGTAATATGACTGTTCTTGGTGTGCTTTACCAAATTCTCACAGGTGTTCCTTCCAATTTTTCCTGTTCCGAACAAAAGAATATTCTTATCGGTAACATTTTCAACTTCATTTAAAATATACTGAACAGAAGCAAAACTAACCGAAGTAGCTCCCGATGAAAGCTGGGTTTCGTTTTTAATACGCTTGCTCGCCTGAATTACAGAATTTATTAATCGTTCCAAGAACGGATTGGCAACACCCACTTTCTTAGAGGCGATAAATGCAAGTTTAAGCTGGCTTATAATTTCGAAATCCCCAAGAATCTGACTATCCAAACCGGTTCCCACTATAAACATATGGGATATGGCTTCACGGTTCTTGTAAACAAACGCTACTTTTTCGAATTCCTCCACGGTACCATGAGTGTGTTCGCAAAGCAATTTAATTAACTGATATGGATGTTGGGCAAACCCGTAAATTTCTGTACGGTTACAGGTAGAAGTAACTATTAAGCCATCTATGCCTTCAATTTTTGCCTGGTTCAGCAAATTTATTTTTCCTTCTTCAGTAAGGCTAAAGTGGCCCCTAATATCGGCGTCGGCTTTTTTGTAGCTTAATCCTATGGTATAAAAATGTTTCCCTCTGGAGATGTGATATTTTTCCATGAACCTATTTAGGTGTTCAGGAACAAAGGTAATTGATTGGTATTTTAAAAAGTAACGCTCAAAGTACTAAATGTGTCGTTTGATGGGATTTATGATAAGAACATCCTTAAATTAAGTGAAATGCACTAAATTTGCAGTGATTTCAAATGCTTAGGTCAAATTAATTTAGACTGATTCTAAATAAAAAAATGAAAATCAAAATGAATTCTGAAGAAAAAAACGTCGCTGGAGGGTTTGTGGATGAGACTAAAATTGAAGATGGATTCTTCCTGTTAAAGTTTCAAAATGAAGAAATTAAGCAACAAAGAATCACCAGGGAAATAGACAGCAGTTATATTCAATTTCATTTTTGTGTGAAAGGTGAAGGGAAATTTTTATTCAATAACAGCAGCTATGAATTACCGTTAAAAGAAGAATATTCGTTGCTTTTATACAATCCGCAGCAAGATTTGCCTTTAAATTTGGATTTACATGCAAAGTCGTGGCTTATCTCGATGGTGATCTCCATTAAAAAATTTCATTCCATGTTCTCGCAGGAAGCGGGTTATATTCCTTTTTTAAGTTCTGAAAATAGCGACAAAAAATATTACAAGGATGGTGAAATTACCCCTTCTATGGCAATTGTCCTCAATCAGTTGATGAACTTCAATTTGATGCCCTCCATTAAATCCCTGTATTTTAAAGCCAAAGCCTACGAATTGTTGAGTTTGTACTTTAATAGATCTGGCGATAACAACGTGGAGCAATGTCCGTTCTTGGTAGATGAAGACAATGTGATGAAAATCAGGAGAGCGAAAGACATCGTGATAGCCCATATGGCAGAGCCCCCTTCGCTTCAGGATCTTGCTACAGAGATCGGTTTGAGTTTAAAAAAACTGAAGGAAGGTTTCAAACAAATTTATGGAGATTCTGTTTATAGTTTTTTGTTCGACTATAAAATGGAATTTGCCCGAAAACTATTGGATTCTGGGGAGTTTAATGTGAATGAAGTTGGTCTGAAAGTAGGGTATAGCACGGCGAGCCATTTTATTGCGGCCTTTAAAAAGAAATTTGGAACTACTCCAAAGAAGTATGTGATGTCCTTGACGTTGCCAAACAATTCTTAATGTATTGATTTTATTAATAATCCAATTGAGCTAATCTTAGTTTAAACGCAATTTTAAAATATTTATAATCGTATTTTTAAATTCTGAAAAATTGCTGAAAAAGAAAAGAGAATGAGTAAAGGTGTACTCTTGGTAAATCTGGGTTCTCCGGATAGTACCGACCCAAAAGATGTAAAAAAATATTTAGGGGAATTTTTAATGGACGAGCGGGTGATCGATGTTCCCCTTTGGGCGCGAACAATTTTGGTCAAGGGAATTGTTTTAAATACACGCCCAAAACAATCTGCCGCAGCCTATAAAAAGATTTGGTGGGATGAGGGTTCTCCTCTTATTGTCCTCTCTGAAAGGTTAAGAGATAAGATAGATGAAAACACCTCTGTGCCCATTGTTTTGGCAATGCGCTATGGTACTCCAAATATAAAATCGGGTTTACAGGAATTGCATGACCAAGGAGTAGATGAGGTGCTAATTTTTCCGCTCTATCCCCAGTTCGCGATGGCTACTACCGAAACTATTTTAGTGTTGGCAGAAGAATTGAGACAAGGATTTTTTCCGAAAATGCAATTCACTTCTATTCCGGCTTTTTACAATCATCCAGATTACATTAGGGTTTTGGCCAATAGTATTCAGGAGAAGTTAAAAGATGTTGAATATCAGCATATTTTATTTTCTTATCATGGACTGCCTGAAAGACATATTCGAAAAAGCGATATCACTAAATCCCATTGCCAAATAGATGGCAGTTGTTGCAACACAGCATCTGAAGCACATCAATTCTGCTATAGGCATCAGTGTTTTGAAACGACTAGGTTGGTAGCAGAATATCTTCAATTAAAAGAAAATACCTATAGTGTTTCATTTCAATCCAGGCTTGGTTTCGATCCTTGGTTGCAACCTTATACAGATAGGACCATCGAACGGTTTGGAAAACAAGGCATGAAAAACCTGGCAATCGTAACTCCCGCTTTTGTGAGTGATTGTTTAGAAACCTTGGAAGAGATTGCCATGGAAGGGGAAGAGATCTTTCACGAAGTTGGAGGAGAAAAATTTACGGTTGTCCCTTGCTTGAATACTCGGGAAGATTGGGTAGAAGTGCTTTCCAGATGGGTAGACGAATGGGCTCTTGCTAAAGAGGTAGAGGCATAATGGCTCACGTTAATTCAGCGGCACTTGGGAAGGATCCAATTTGGAAACTGCTTATTAAACAAGCCTTGCCTGCTTCTATTGGAATTTTGGTTATGTCCCTAAATATTTTAGTGGACACCATCTTTGTTGGGAACTGGATAGGTTCTATAGCAATTGCCGCAATAAATGTGGTTTTACCGGTTTCTTTCTTTATCGCTGCTTTGGGAATGGCAATAGGAATTGGAGGTTCTTCCATTATTTCCAGGGCTTTGGGTTCTGGCGATAAACCTAAAGCTTTAAAAACCTTCGGAAACCAGATCACGCTCACCCTTATCTTATCGGTATTTTTGGTATTGGTGGGATTAACATTTATCGATTCCATTATCCCTGCATTTGGAGGAAAAGGCGATATTTTCGCTCCCGCCAAGATCTACTATAAAGTTGTGTTGTATGGAGTGCCTTTCTTGGCGCTTTGTATGATGGGGAACAATGTGATTAGGGCAGAAGGCAAGCCAAAGTTTGCGATGATCGCCATGATTATTCCCTCTGTTGCCAACCTTTTTTTAGATTATATCCTCATCAATGTATTGGATATGGGAATGTTGGGAGCGGCTATCGCATCAAGTGTTTCTTACTTCTTTTGCTTTTCTTATGTTTTATGGTTCTTTCTTTCCAATCATTCAGAATTAAAGATCAATTGGCCACATTTTGGGTTTGATTTTCCAATTTTAAAAGAAATATCTTCTCTTGGCTTTGTTACTTTGGCGAGACAAGCTGTGGTAAGTGTTACTTATTTATTGATGAACAACATTTTATTCGAACTTGGCGGAGAAGATTCGGTAACAGTATATGCAATTATTGGGAGAATGCTCATGTTCGCACTTTTCCCAGTGCTAGGAGTAACTCAGGGGTTCCTGCCAATTGCAGGATATAATTATGGAGCGGGGCATTGGGACCGAGTGAGAAAAAGCATCAATACCGCAATATTATATGCTTGTGGGTTGGGATTGTTGGTCTTTGCCGGGATCATGTTCTTTTCAGAAAATATAGTACGGGTTTTTACAGATAATCCCGTGGTGGTCCGGGATACCCCAAGTGCCATGCGTTGGGTATTTGCCGCAACTCCAATTATCGCGTTACAGCTTATTGGTTCAGCTTACTTTCAAGCCATCGGGAAAGCGGTTCCCGCATTATTGCTCACCCTTTCCCGACAAGGTTTTTTCTTTATCCCGTTGGTTTTGATATTGCCAATTTATTATGGTGAAATAGGGGTTTGGATCGCATTTCCCATTGCCGACGTGCTTTCCACCCTTGTAACCGCTTATTTTTTAAATCGGGAAATTAGGTTGAGGTTAAAACCATCACTCCCTGAAAAGGTTTCATAGAAATTGGTATCTTTATTTTTCTTTTGAATTACCTATTAGTGAAGTACTTATTAATGCATTTATATCTTATTCTATGAGGACATTTTTACCTAAACTTCTTCTTGTATTTTTTTTCTTCGGAATTTATACAGAAACCAATGCACAGCGGAACAAGAAATCTGCCGAAACAACTATAGATTCATCTGCCTTCGGGGCTTTAAAATATAGGTTGATAGGGCCTTTTAGAGGAGGGCGTTCTGCGGCCGTAGTGGGAGTTCCCGGAGAGCCAAACTTGTTTTATTTTGGTGCCACAGGTGGAGGAATATGGCGTACTACTGATGGCGGACGAACCTGGGAGAACATTTCTGACGGATTTTTTGGAGGAAGCATTGGAGCGATAAGTGTTGCCAATAGCGATCATAATATACTATTTGCCGGAGGAGGGGAAAAAACCCTAAGGGGAAATGTCTCTTCCGGGTCGGGAATATGGAAATCTGTAGATGCCGGGAAAACATGGAAATCCATGGGCTTGGAGAAAAGCAGGCATATCCCAAGGATCTCCATTCACCCAACCAATCCAGAGATCGTATATGCCGCCGTATTGGGGAATATTTACAAACCAACCCAAGAACGTGGTATTTATAAAAGTACCGATGGGGGAGCAACTTGGAAAAGAACACTTTTCGTTAATGAGCAAGCGGGAGCAGTAGATCTTATTATGGATCCCAATAATCCGCGAATTTTATATGCTTCCACTTGGAGAGTGCAACGAACTCCTTATAGTTTGAGCAGTGGTGGAGAAGGATCGGCGCTTTGGAAGAGTACAGATAGTGGGGAAACCTGGAAAGAGATTTCAAAAAATAAAGATTTTCCTCAAGACACCTTGGGAATTATGGGAATTACGGTATCACCGGTTAATTCCAACAGGCTTTGGGCAATTGTCGAGAATAAGGAAAAAGGTGGCGTTTATAGAAGTGAAGATGCTGGCGAAACCTGGAAGAACATAAATAGCGACCGGAGCCTGCGTCAAAGGGCTTGGTATTATACTCGAATCTATGCCGATCCCAAAGATGAAGATGTGGTATATGTGGTGAATGTTTCTTATCATAAATCCAAAGATGGGGGGGAGAATTTTACTTCAGCAAGGGCGCCTCATGGGGATCATCATGATATGTGGATAGCTCCGGAAAATCCCAATCGGATTATTATGGGAGATGATGGTGGTGCACAGGTAACTTACGATGGTGGGAAAACTTGGAGCACGTATCACAATCAGCCTACAGCACAATTTTATAGATTGACTACAGATAATCACTTTCCGTACAGGATTTATGCCGCACAACAGGATAATTCCACGATTAGGATAGACCACAGAAGTACCGATTATTCAATTTCCGAAGAGAACTGGGAATCTACCGCAGGCGGGGAATCGGCACATATTGCAGTAGATCCAGAAAATGATGACATTGTTTATGGAGGAAGCTACGGTGGATTTTTATCTCGTGTAAATCACGAAAAGAACACCCAACGTGCAATTAACGTCTGGCCAGATAATCCTATGGGGCATGGTGCAGAGGATATGAAATATAGGTTTCAATGGAATTTCCCGATCATATTTTCCAAACATGATCCCAACAAATTATATACGTTTTCCAACCATGTACATGTAACTACCAATGAAGGTCAGTCCTGGGAAACCATTAGTGAAGATCTTACCAGAAACGATAAGTCAAAACTCGGTTCCAGTGGAGGACCAATTACCCAAGACAATACAGGAGTAGAATATTACGCCACTATTTTTGCTGCGGAAGAATCTGCCTTGCAAGAAGGTTTGATCTGGGTGGGAAGTGACGACGGATTGGTGCATGTAACCAAGGACGGAGGAAAGAATTGGGAAAATATCACTCCAAAAGGATTGCCGGAATGGGCGCAGATAAATTCACTGGAAACCAGTGATCATGATGCGGGGACTGCCTATATTGCTGCAACCAGATATAAACTGGGGGATTTTGCACCGTATCTATACAAAACTACAGATTTTGGAAAAAGCTGGACAAAGATCACCGATGGGATAGGAAATGAACATTTTACCCGTGTAATTCGTGAAGACCCAACCGATAAAAACTTGTTATATGCAGGAACTGAAAATGGAATGTACATCTCCTTTAATCAAGGAAAACAATGGCAGGAATTTCAATTGAATTTACCTATAGTTCCTATAACAGATCTTGCTATTAAAGAGGACAATTTAATTGTGGCCACACAGGGAAGGAGTATTTGGATTTTGGATGATTTAAGCGTCCTGCATCAATATACTCCTGAAAACTCTAAAAAAGACTCATTCCTTTATCAGCCTAAAGCTACTTATAGAATAAGTGGAGGAGCACGGGAAAATTCCAAGACTGAGGGCACCAATCTTCCGAATGGAGTGGTGACCTATTTCAACATAAAAAATCTGGACGAAAAGAAAGATACCATTCATCTTACCTATTTTAATCAAGCAAATGATACTTTAAAATCCTTCGGGAATCAAGCTAAAGAAGATAAGTTAAAAGTGAAAAAGGGTTCCAATATGTTTGTTTGGAATATGTATGAAAAAGGTGCCGAAAAATTGGATGGAATGATCCTTTGGTGGGCAGATTTGGAAGGCCCAAGGATCCTTCCTGGAGAGTATGTTGTGGAACTAAATGTGAATGGAAAAAAAGAGCGCAAAAACTTTAAGGTATTACCAAATCCCAATGCAGAAACCGATAAAGCAGGATTACAAAAGCAATATGATTTTATTGCAGATGTGAATGCAACGGTGGACGAGGCTCATAAATCCATCAAAAAGATCAGAAAGATCAACGAGCAACTTAAATCTTTTCAAACTCAATATAAAGGGAACGAAAATGTAAAAGACCTGGTTGAAAAAGCGAAGCAAATGGAGGAGGAATTTGGAGAGATAGAGAAGGCGCTTTACCAAACCCAAAACAAGAGCGGGCAAGACCCTTTGAATTTCCCGATTAAACTCACCAATAAATTGGCACATTTAAACTCCTTGGTAGGAATGGGGGATTTCCCACCTACAGATCAGGACTTAGCGGTGAAAAACGAGTTGTCTTCAGCAATAAAAAAACAACTGACTGCTTTTGACGCTTTGATAGACAAAGAAATTGAAGAATTCAATAGACAATTTAACGCCAAGAACCTTAATTATCTATTTTTGGACGCTCAATAAGATCCATGGAATATTACAATTATATTAAAGCCCTGCATTTAATTTTTATAGTTACCTGGTTTGCGGGACTGTTCTATATTCCGCGGCTGTTTGTTTATCATATAGAAGCAGCCGCGAAGTCAGAACCAGATCGGTCTATCTTGACCACACAATTAAAACTGATGACTAAAAGGCTTTGGTATATCATCACCTGGCCTTCGGCAATTTTAACCAGTATCTTTGCATTTTGGATGCTATTTCTTATGCCGGTTTGGGTAGAACAAGATTGGATGCAGGTAAAATTGGGGTTTGTGGTTTTGCTGTATGCCTATCATTTTAAATGTCATTTGATCTTTAAGGAAATGCAAAACGATGTTATAAAATGGACTTCCAACCAAATGCGACTTTGGAATGAAGGCTCTACGCTGATCCTTTTTTCAGTGATTTTTTTGGTGATCGTTCGGGATGCCATTAACTGGATCTACGGAGTGCTTGGAATATTTCTGTTGGCCGCTATGTTAATGCTTGGAATCAAGATATATAAGCGTATTCGCTCTAAAAATCCCAATGCTTAATGTGGTGTGATAATTGATTATTTCAGAATACGTACTCGAAATATTTTATGAAGCTTTTAAAACTGTCTTTAAGAAACCGGATTTTCATTTCCATGATGTTGCTGGTTCTTGTAGCTTCCATACTTATTGCCGGGGTTACAGTTTTTCAATATAAACAGGAGTCTGAAGATTATCACCGCGAACGTCTGGAACGAAAAGAGCAGGCAATTAGGGAGAACATAAAATTTGTTTTAGAGGGAACTAGTTATTTGGTGAATACAGAGAATATGCCTGTAATCCTTCAGCAACACGATAAAATTTATGAGATCTCACAGGTGCACGACATGCAGCTTAATGTGTACGATCTTAATGGAAAACTGCTTATAAAATCCAGCGAATCTTTTTTTAGGGATACTACCAATGTCCAGATCCCAAAACATATTATCAAGGAACTGGAAAATTCGCCTAATAAGCGATATTTAAAGAGGTCTCAGGTAAATGATCAGAAATTCCAGTCTTCTTATACGTATATAACCGACAATAAATTTAAGCCTTTGGCAATCCTTTATTTGCCATATCTGCAGGATGATGATTTGCTTCAGAAAGATTTGAATGATTTTTTAATGAAGTTGGGAGAAATCTATCTCTTTATGTTCCTAATTGCGATTTTAATGTCCTATTTCCTTTCCAAATACATTACGA
It encodes:
- a CDS encoding VPS10 domain-containing protein produces the protein MRTFLPKLLLVFFFFGIYTETNAQRNKKSAETTIDSSAFGALKYRLIGPFRGGRSAAVVGVPGEPNLFYFGATGGGIWRTTDGGRTWENISDGFFGGSIGAISVANSDHNILFAGGGEKTLRGNVSSGSGIWKSVDAGKTWKSMGLEKSRHIPRISIHPTNPEIVYAAVLGNIYKPTQERGIYKSTDGGATWKRTLFVNEQAGAVDLIMDPNNPRILYASTWRVQRTPYSLSSGGEGSALWKSTDSGETWKEISKNKDFPQDTLGIMGITVSPVNSNRLWAIVENKEKGGVYRSEDAGETWKNINSDRSLRQRAWYYTRIYADPKDEDVVYVVNVSYHKSKDGGENFTSARAPHGDHHDMWIAPENPNRIIMGDDGGAQVTYDGGKTWSTYHNQPTAQFYRLTTDNHFPYRIYAAQQDNSTIRIDHRSTDYSISEENWESTAGGESAHIAVDPENDDIVYGGSYGGFLSRVNHEKNTQRAINVWPDNPMGHGAEDMKYRFQWNFPIIFSKHDPNKLYTFSNHVHVTTNEGQSWETISEDLTRNDKSKLGSSGGPITQDNTGVEYYATIFAAEESALQEGLIWVGSDDGLVHVTKDGGKNWENITPKGLPEWAQINSLETSDHDAGTAYIAATRYKLGDFAPYLYKTTDFGKSWTKITDGIGNEHFTRVIREDPTDKNLLYAGTENGMYISFNQGKQWQEFQLNLPIVPITDLAIKEDNLIVATQGRSIWILDDLSVLHQYTPENSKKDSFLYQPKATYRISGGARENSKTEGTNLPNGVVTYFNIKNLDEKKDTIHLTYFNQANDTLKSFGNQAKEDKLKVKKGSNMFVWNMYEKGAEKLDGMILWWADLEGPRILPGEYVVELNVNGKKERKNFKVLPNPNAETDKAGLQKQYDFIADVNATVDEAHKSIKKIRKINEQLKSFQTQYKGNENVKDLVEKAKQMEEEFGEIEKALYQTQNKSGQDPLNFPIKLTNKLAHLNSLVGMGDFPPTDQDLAVKNELSSAIKKQLTAFDALIDKEIEEFNRQFNAKNLNYLFLDAQ
- a CDS encoding CopD family protein, encoding MEYYNYIKALHLIFIVTWFAGLFYIPRLFVYHIEAAAKSEPDRSILTTQLKLMTKRLWYIITWPSAILTSIFAFWMLFLMPVWVEQDWMQVKLGFVVLLYAYHFKCHLIFKEMQNDVIKWTSNQMRLWNEGSTLILFSVIFLVIVRDAINWIYGVLGIFLLAAMLMLGIKIYKRIRSKNPNA